In Streptomyces chartreusis, the following proteins share a genomic window:
- a CDS encoding FecCD family ABC transporter permease — protein sequence MKSTRANRAVRTPGGLSVRLDVRALTVVLLLLLAGLAASVLLIGTGDFPIGAGDVLRTLFGGGDAGQEFIVNELRLPRVLVGLLVGASLGLGGALFQALSRNPLGSPDILGLGQGATAGALVVIVLFSGDAGQVTVGALVGGLATGLAIYLLAWKRGVHGYRLVLVGIGMSAIMTAVNGYLLTKADLVDAARAVVWMTGSLSGRDWAQVWPLLALCGLLVPLVLANARGLRMMEMGDDVSYALGVRVERVRLLLMLAAVLLTAAATAAAGPVSFVALTAPQLARRLTRSPGPNLLPSLCMGAALLVAADWISQRVFGADQMPVGVVTGVLGGVYLLWLLVTERKAGRI from the coding sequence GACCCGTGCCAACCGTGCCGTACGGACCCCGGGCGGGCTCTCCGTCCGCCTGGACGTGCGGGCGCTGACCGTCGTCCTGCTGTTGCTGCTGGCCGGGCTCGCCGCGAGCGTGCTGCTGATCGGCACCGGCGACTTCCCGATCGGGGCCGGCGACGTCCTCAGGACGCTGTTCGGCGGGGGCGACGCCGGGCAGGAGTTCATCGTCAACGAGTTGCGGCTGCCGCGTGTGCTGGTCGGGCTCCTGGTCGGGGCCTCGCTCGGCCTCGGCGGCGCGCTGTTCCAGGCGCTGTCCCGCAACCCGCTGGGCAGCCCGGACATCCTCGGCCTCGGGCAGGGCGCCACGGCCGGCGCGCTCGTGGTGATCGTGCTGTTCTCCGGAGACGCGGGCCAGGTCACCGTCGGCGCGCTCGTGGGCGGACTGGCGACCGGTCTCGCCATCTATCTGCTCGCCTGGAAGCGGGGTGTGCACGGCTATCGACTGGTCCTGGTCGGTATCGGCATGTCCGCGATCATGACGGCGGTCAACGGCTATCTGCTGACCAAGGCCGACCTGGTCGACGCGGCCCGCGCGGTCGTGTGGATGACCGGCTCGCTCAGTGGCCGTGACTGGGCCCAGGTCTGGCCGCTGCTCGCCCTGTGCGGCCTCCTCGTGCCGCTCGTCCTCGCCAACGCGCGCGGGCTCAGGATGATGGAGATGGGCGACGACGTGTCGTACGCCCTCGGGGTGCGCGTCGAGCGCGTACGGCTGCTGCTGATGCTGGCCGCCGTGCTGCTCACCGCGGCGGCCACCGCCGCCGCCGGTCCCGTCAGTTTCGTGGCGCTCACCGCCCCGCAGCTCGCCCGGCGCCTGACCCGCTCGCCGGGGCCGAACCTGCTGCCCTCCCTGTGCATGGGCGCCGCGCTCCTCGTCGCCGCCGACTGGATCTCCCAGCGGGTCTTCGGCGCCGACCAGATGCCCGTGGGCGTGGTCACGGGCGTGCTCGGCGGCGTATATCTGCTGTGGCTGCTGGTCACCGAGCGCAAGGCGGGCCGGATATGA
- a CDS encoding ABC transporter ATP-binding protein — MSAGDNKSSKSSHGLSSGPNHRRSTVNRLSADNVTLAYDQRVIAEQLSVEIPDNSFTVIVGPNACGKSTLLRALSRMLKPSQGRVLLDGQVIQSMPAKKVARTLGLLPQSSIAPDGITVADLVGRGRYPHQGILRQWSTEDERVVQESMEQTGVAELADRYVDELSGGQRQRVWIAMALAQQTPLLLLDEPTTYLDIQHQIDVLDLCAQLHEEQGRTLVAVLHDLNHAARYATHLIALRGGAVIAEGAPNDIVTAELVEEVFGLRCQVIDDPETGTPLVVPAARKAREQVKKEQGTKDRAEREAAEVAQGDKVAATEAS; from the coding sequence ATGAGCGCCGGCGACAACAAGAGCAGCAAGAGCAGTCACGGCCTCAGCAGCGGGCCGAACCACCGAAGGAGCACTGTGAACCGCCTGTCCGCCGACAACGTCACCCTCGCCTACGACCAGAGGGTCATCGCCGAACAGCTGTCGGTGGAGATACCCGACAACTCCTTCACCGTGATCGTCGGCCCGAACGCGTGCGGCAAGTCCACCCTGCTGCGGGCGCTGTCGCGGATGCTCAAGCCCAGCCAGGGCCGGGTGCTCCTCGACGGCCAGGTCATCCAGTCGATGCCCGCGAAGAAGGTCGCGCGCACCCTCGGGCTGCTGCCGCAGTCCTCGATCGCGCCCGACGGGATCACCGTCGCCGACCTGGTGGGCCGCGGCCGGTACCCGCACCAGGGGATCCTGCGCCAGTGGTCGACCGAGGACGAGCGGGTCGTCCAGGAGTCGATGGAGCAGACCGGCGTCGCCGAGCTCGCCGATCGCTATGTCGACGAACTGTCCGGCGGTCAGCGCCAGCGCGTGTGGATCGCGATGGCGCTCGCCCAGCAGACGCCGCTGCTGCTGCTCGACGAGCCGACGACCTACCTCGACATCCAGCACCAGATCGACGTCCTCGACCTGTGCGCCCAGCTGCACGAGGAGCAGGGCCGCACGCTCGTCGCCGTGCTGCACGACCTCAACCACGCGGCCCGCTACGCCACCCACCTCATCGCACTGCGCGGCGGGGCCGTCATCGCCGAGGGCGCGCCGAACGACATCGTCACGGCCGAGCTGGTCGAGGAGGTCTTCGGGCTGCGCTGCCAGGTCATCGACGACCCGGAGACCGGTACGCCGCTGGTGGTCCCGGCGGCGCGCAAGGCACGAGAACAGGTCAAGAAGGAGCAG